The genome window GCGCGGGCCCCCGGCGGCCCGGCGGGCGGTGGCCGGCACCATGGCGCTGCGCGCCCGGGCGCTGTACGACTTCAGGTCGGAGAACCCGGGCGAGATCTCGCTGCGGGAGCACGAGGTGCTGAGCCTGTGCAGCGAGCAGGACATTGAGGGCTGGCTGGAGGGCGTCAATAGCCGCGGCGACCGCGGTCTCTTCCCGGCCTCCTACGTGCAGGTGATCCGCGCTCCGGAGCCCAGCCCCGCGGCGGACGGCGGCCCCGGCGCCCCGGCCCGCTACGCCAATGTGCCGCCCGGCGGCCTCGAGCCCTTGCCCGCCGCGCCGCCCTCCGCCTTCCAGCCTCCGAGCACCTTCCAGCCTCCGAGCACCTTCCAGCCGCCCAGCACCTTCCAGCCGCCCAGCACCTTCCAGCCGCCGGGCATCTTCCAGCCGCCGGGCGCCGGCCTCCCGTACGCCGGGGGCACCCTGCAGCCGTCCCCGCAGCAGCTCTACGGCGGCGGCTACCAGGCCAGCCAAGGCAGCGACGACGACTGGGACGACGAGTGGGACGACAGCTCCACGGTGGCGGACGAGCCAGGCGCACTGGGCAGCGGCACGTACCCGGACCTGGACGGCTCGTCGTCGGCTGGGGGCGCCGGGCGCTACCGCCTGTCCACGCGCTCCGACCTGTCGCTGGGCTCCCGCGGCGGCCCGGCGCCCGCGCCGCACCAGCCGTCGGGGGCCAAGAGCTCGGCCACCGTGAGCCGCAACCTGAACCGCTTCTCGACCTTCGTCAAGTCAGGCGGGGAGGCCTTCGTGCTGGGCGAGGCGTCGGGCTTCGTTAAGGACGGCGACAAGCTTTGCGTCGTGCTGGGGCCCTACGGCCCCGAGTGGCAGGAGAACCCTTATCCCTTCCAGTGCACCATCGACGACCCCACCAAGCAGACCAAGTTCAAGGGCATGAAGAGTTACATCTCCTACAAGCTGGTGCCCACGCACACGCAGGTGCCGGTGCACCGGCGCTACAAGCACTTCGACTGGCTGTACGCGCGCCTGGCCGAGAAGTTCCCGGTCATCTCAGTGCCGCACCTGCCCGAGAAGCAGGCCACCGGCCGCTTCGAGGAGGACTTCATCTCCAAGCGCAGGAAGGGCCTCATCTGGTGGATGAACCACATGGCCAGCCACCCAGTGCTGGCGCAGTGCGACGTCTTCCAGCACTTCCTGACCTGCCCCAGCAGCACGGACGAGAAGGCCTGGAAGCAGGGCAAGAGGAAGGCCGAGAGGGACGAGATGGTGGGCGCCAACTTCTTCCTGACGCTGAGCACGCCGCCTGCCGCCGCACTGGACCTGCAGGAGGTGGAAAGCCGTATCGACGGCTTCAAGAGCTTCACTAAGAAGATGGACGACAGTGCGCTGCAGCTCAACCACACGGCCACCGAATTCGCGCGCAAGCAGGTGACGGGCTTCAAAAAGGAGTATCAGAAGGTGGGCCAGTCGCTGCGCGGCCTTAGCCAGGCCTTCGAGCTGGACCAGCAGGCCTTCTCGGCCGGCCTGAACCAGGCCATCGCCTTCACTGGAGACGCCTATGACGCCATCGGCGAGCTCTTCGCCGAGCAGCCCAGGCAGGACCTGGACCCCGTCATGGACTTGTTAGCGCTGTACCAGGGTCACCTGGCCAACTTTCCTGACATCATCCACGTGCAGAAAGGTAAAAACGCTTGGCTTTGCAGCTGCTGGTGTGCCATGTGTTGTTGGGGGTGGCTTTGACCGAAGTTCTCTTATCTCCTCCGGTCTGGTCCTTTTGATGAGATAGTTTTGGGGTTTGACTATTGCGTTGTACACTTGGGGGATCTGTAATCTGTGTCTGGGCTACTATTGCATGGAGACGGGCAGCCAGGTTAGGCATCTGTTGTCAACACTGCAGTGTCACTCCAGGATGGGTTTCTGGAAGCGTGGGAATAATGGGAAAGGATGGGCATCAGCAAATACAGgcccctctgctctctgtctACACCCCTCAAACCTGCTTGGGTGGAAAAGCTCCGAGCCCTTCTCCCAGGTACTAGCAGGGTCAGCCTGAGAACTTTCTGCACTACCTGCTTCTTGCGTGCAAGCACGTGCAAGCTTGGTAGAATTCAGGAAGTTTTAAGAACATCTATTTAAACTCAGTCATTTTGGTTTTGGAGTCTGTCAAGACTGAAATTCATGTTAATTAGGAAAAGGAGATAAGAAACTGCACAGAACGTGTGGAATCTGAATCTCGTGTCTCAGGGCATTGTTTCTGGTAACCTAGTGAGGTACCAGATGCTGCCCACTGTTGGAACTTGTTTTGCTTGTGATTGTGAGTGTCCTTGAGAACCGCAGCGGGATGACTTTGTAGAATGAAGCAGAGCGGTGGTGCCCGTCCTGGCGGCTCTCACTGACTTGCGTTCTGATGGAGTGCCTAGAGTGAGAGGGTTGGAGAGGTGGTTTTGAGTACCAGTGCCCTCTGTtcagtgtggggtggggggaggagggagtagTCCCACCCAGCTTCTTTGGAGGGTGGTAAGCTTCTTGGGTGGTCAGGCCTGGCCTTCAGGATGGAGGTGTACCTGCCTTTTCAGGTGGACCAGCGCCGTGATGAGCAAGCCTGGCCTTAGACATCTCCTTACTTGTGTTGAACTGAAATTTGCCTCTCTCCATGCTCTTTCTGTTCCCTGGAACCACCCTAAACCAATCCATTCCTCATCAACATGTCagccctcagacctttggagacaGCAGTCTGGCTTCCTTCCCCTTCCAGCTGGGTGACTGCCTGACTCACCAGGGGGCGGGCCCTCCAGGCCCCTGCTAACAGGCAGTACCCTGAAACATCTGCAGACCCAGTGGAGCAGAGAAGAGTCACTGTCCTGGCAGTTTACATTTTGTAAAGGCACTCTATCTAAGATTGAATTAGCTGTTTGAGCAACCGTATTTCTGTCAGCCCCTATTGAACCTGCCTCAACTTCgactttaccttttctttttttagtaaattGCTATGAATACTTCACTTTTTGGCTTGTATTGGTAGAACTGATTCTTTGAGCCTTGAATGCAAAACCTAACATTTAAATTCCATTGTGTTACATCCTTCTGGGGCCAGGCTACCTGCCTTTTTACATATTCTTGTGAACTTACGTAAATTCTTGGTAAATAGTTGGCAGGCTGGAGCCAGAGGCCTGAGGCTCTGACACATGCAGGTGGCTGGTACTGCCAGCACTGGTTCCCTGTCATTCAGACCACACTGTAGGTCAAGTGCCCTGCTCTTGAACTTATTAGAACAGGTATGCTATTTGCTTTAAGCTCTGCTTTGTGTTTACAGTAGTAGTCTATATAGTTTGTTAAACCATAtggtttatttatatatatattttaatcctaAAACTAAAAATTGTCTCCTGTGGCTTGGGATTTGAGAAACTTCCTTCGTTTAAACcagtaccttttctttcttt of Saccopteryx bilineata isolate mSacBil1 chromosome 1, mSacBil1_pri_phased_curated, whole genome shotgun sequence contains these proteins:
- the SNX18 gene encoding sorting nexin-18, which gives rise to MALRARALYDFRSENPGEISLREHEVLSLCSEQDIEGWLEGVNSRGDRGLFPASYVQVIRAPEPSPAADGGPGAPARYANVPPGGLEPLPAAPPSAFQPPSTFQPPSTFQPPSTFQPPSTFQPPGIFQPPGAGLPYAGGTLQPSPQQLYGGGYQASQGSDDDWDDEWDDSSTVADEPGALGSGTYPDLDGSSSAGGAGRYRLSTRSDLSLGSRGGPAPAPHQPSGAKSSATVSRNLNRFSTFVKSGGEAFVLGEASGFVKDGDKLCVVLGPYGPEWQENPYPFQCTIDDPTKQTKFKGMKSYISYKLVPTHTQVPVHRRYKHFDWLYARLAEKFPVISVPHLPEKQATGRFEEDFISKRRKGLIWWMNHMASHPVLAQCDVFQHFLTCPSSTDEKAWKQGKRKAERDEMVGANFFLTLSTPPAAALDLQEVESRIDGFKSFTKKMDDSALQLNHTATEFARKQVTGFKKEYQKVGQSLRGLSQAFELDQQAFSAGLNQAIAFTGDAYDAIGELFAEQPRQDLDPVMDLLALYQGHLANFPDIIHVQKGALTKVKESRRHVEEGKMEMQKADGIQDRCNTISFATLAEIHHFHQIRVRDFKSQMQHFLQQQIIFFQKVTQKLEEALHKYDSV